CGGACTGATAAAGCTCATTTTCTGCTCGGTATGGACAATCAGCCAGTGTGCCACCATCATCAAGGAAATACTGCCCAACACAATCAACGCAAACAGCTTCCAAAATAAGCGTTTTTTCATTGCAAACAGTACCCAGTACCATGGATAGTCTGTAATTGGCCGGCAGGCATACCTGCTGCCACCAGCTTCCGTCTGATACGACTGATGTGCATATCCAGACTGCGGTCATAACGGCTGAATTCTTTTTTAAGCACCATACGATATAACGCCGGTTTACTTAATGGCTGGCCATCTTGTGCAACCAAAGCCCATAAAATGTTGAACTGAACGCTGGTCAGTTTAACGTGCTGCTCCTGATAGAGGACGGTCTGAGGATGTTTTATCAAACGCAGTGCCCCCGAAGTTAAGCTGGCAACATCTGTTTTGGTTTGGAGGTTGGCACAGCGTCTTAATATAGCCTCGATTCTTAATCGTAACTCTATAAAATTAAATGGTTTAATAAGATAATCATCCGCACCATTTTTTAACCCCAGAATCCGCTCTGAGTCCGCATCTCGCGCTGAAATAACGATAACCGGCTTATCAGATTGCTGACGAATTTGCTCAAGCACGCCGTGGCCAGACACATCCGGCAAGTTCAAATCAAGCAATATCAAATCGATTGGGTGAGAATCCAAGAGCTCACTAACCGGTGATGCATCAAATGCTTGCCAGACGGTGAAACCCGCCTCATTCAACATGTCTTTGAGCTGTGTATTTAGCGTCAAATCATCTTCGATAATAAGTATGTTTGGATTCATGGCGTGATAGCGCGGCCAAATAATGATAATGATTATTATTTATATTAAACCAGTCTCACGACAAAAAAAAGCGGGGAATCAACCGTGATCCCCCGCTACGTTTAATGCTGGTTTGCAATTATTTTAATCTGGAATACGAATCGCCAGAAACTGTGCCGCACCATTACGCTGAACCAGAACTGGTACAGATTTTCCGGCCGGCAATGCTTCCGCAATTTCGACAAACTGCTCGGCACTTTCAATCTTTACATTATTCAGACTCAGGATAATGTCCTGTTGTTGAATACCTGCTTTGGCAACGGGACCCGATTCCAATTTAAATACGATCACGCCCCCTTCAACCTCCGCTTGTTTACGCTGTTCAGCCGTTAAATCAATGACTTCCACCGCCAAACGATCGTCGGTAAAACGCCCCGTCATTTTATTTGACTGCCCCACTGCGGCTAGTTGTTCATCTTCTGGTAATTCTTCAATGACTACAGCGATAGACTGACGTTTGTTTTGACGCATGATTTCAACCGTCGTTTTTTGACCAACCGCCGTACGTCCTACTATTGGCGGCAAATCTGATGATGTTTCGACTGTTTTACCATCAAAAGTCAGAATAATATCACCCGCTTCAAAACCCGCTTTCGCTGCCGGGCTATCAGGCACAACCCGAGATACCAAAGCGCCACGCGGTTTTCTAAGGCCAAATGATTCTGCTAATTCACGGGTCACATCCTGAATAACGACACCCAGCCAGCCTCGACTGACATATCCCTGATCCTTGATTTGATCCACCACATTCATGACAACATCCATCGGAATCGCAAAAGATAACCCCATGAAACCACCGGTACGGCTATATATTTGCGAGTTAATACCAATGACTTCACCATCAAGGTTAAATAATGGCCCACCTGAATTACCTGGATTAATGGCAACATCCGTCTGAATAAATGGCACATAACTGTCGCTTGGCAAGCTTCGACCCAACGCACTGACAATGCCAGCTGTTGCCGAATAATCAAAACCAAATGGAGACCCAATTGCCAAGACCCATTCGCCAACTTTCATATCCATCGAGTCACCCAACTTGACGGCTTTCAGATTCAAGCCTTGCGGGTCGACCTTGAGTAGCGCCACATCGCTACGTTCATCACTTCCCAAAAGCTCAGCCGTCAATTCCGTTCGATCACTGAACCGAACGACAATTTCGTCAGCATCCTTAATAACGTGATGGTTGGTCAGAATAAAACCATCTTCAGACAAAACAAACCCCGAACCGAGCGAGTTAGCCTGAGGCGGTTGCGGTTGTCCTGGTTGACCAAAAAAACGTTTGAAAAAATCATCAAATGGCGTGCCTTCCGGGATTTCCATACCTGGTGGCAAAGATGGCATGCCATTCATACTGCGATCTTCCTGGTTATTCTTGGTGCTGATATTGACAACGGCATCCGCATTCTCTTCAACGAGTTCGGTGAATTCCGGCAAGTTACGTGCCTGTACCTGTAAACTCATCATTAACCAAGCCATAGCAAGACTGAAAATAGCCCAGGATTTCGTTCGTATCATATTTCTTCCTCTTTCATTTTCATCGCGATAACCGCGTTTTGCTTCTTAAGACTATTTGCCACCCAATAAAAACCGACAAACAGTCCTATCCCACCCGTTAGCGTCTGCACGAGATCAGGCCAGCCTAGCCATCGACTGAGACCCGCCCCGACAAACATTGCCAACAGGGGCAACAAATACATTAAAAATGCCCCATTTAATAAAGCCTGTTCAGGAATTGCCACCGTAACTTGCTGACCAATCCGAACTGACCCGGTGTATGGGACAGCAATTCTATTAAAACGTTTGCCAACATGGTTAGCTAGCAGGCCTGTTCCACATCCTTGTCGAACCTGACAGCCACCACAGGTCGTCTGGCGCTGTGCTTCAACCCAGACCTGATTTCTTTCAACAGCAATCACCGTTGCTGCTTGTTCAATCACGGTGCGGTTCCAGACAATTGGAATGTGATGTTTGTACCAATTTTTTCAACTGTGTGAGCAGGGACTTCACCAACAACCGTCACAAAGTGGGCATGAATAATTTTGCCATAGGCATTCATCGCCCCAACATTTGAAACGCCAAGAAGGTGCGCTGGTCGAGAGCGGGTTTTTTCAATAAAAACGGAAACTGCACTCAAACCATCACTATAGACACGTTGCTCTACATAAGCGCCATTGTTAGCACGTAACCGATTCTGTGCTGCAACCAGACTGAATCCCTCTGGCAACCAATTTGCTTGCCAGTTTGAAATCAGTTTATCGGAACTGGTATCCAAGGGCGTACCCGGTTCTGATTGATACCAAATCATCTCATGGCCACCGGTTTGCGCTTTAAATTGGTGATCTTCGATAGGTGTTTGCGTATCAATTGATGAAAAAGAAAAAGTTTCCAACACCGCTTTCGTTTCAGACAACAGCTCTGACTTAAGCAGTAAATCGGTTTCGATATCCACCCACATACGATAGCCATATCGGTAATCATCAACCGGCGTAATGGCTAAAACCTGACTTTGTCGGCCGGCAACCCGCTCAATATCCCCCAATGTAACCTCGTAAAAAGGCGTGGCAGAGCGTAGTCTGCGGGGTAAATCGCTTGGAAAGCCTTGACCTAATGGACGTCTGCTGACATTAACCTGCTCGACCTCAGGATTGATACAGGTAACCATATCGTTAGAGCGAATTACCTCTCTGGCAGCGCCATTCAAAGAAATAAGTCGTTCCATTTCACCCAACTCATTGTTGCGGTGATATATCTGTACAGACTGTATGGCGCTATCATTGTGGTAAGTGAATACGCCTTGGTAGGTTAGCTCTTTTCCTGCTCGCGTCATGCGTTCGAGCAAATCAATCGCATCACTGCTTGACCAAGCCAATCCTGGCATCAAAAAAAATAGTGTGAAAGCCAGGGTCCTCAACATCGTTACTGCTCCGCCCCGTAGGAAACAACACGACCGTATGAAAACATACCTGCACCACCAGCGTATTCATTGTGATCAACCAAATAATGATTCAATCGATCTTCTACTTCAGGCGCTTCAACTATCCAGCGATTGACTCTGACCACAGGCGATGTGCTGGCAGTTTGTGGCGCGGACTCGACTGCTGCTACCGGCATCGATTGAAATCCAGTTTGGATACTGGGCTGCATTACGCCGACTACCGCCAAAGCTCCCACTGACGCTGCAACAGCGAGACCAGCGGCTTGTTTCCAGACTTTGGCCGGAAAGCGAATAATATTAGATTGATGACGACGCTCAGATTGGCTATAGACCGGTTCATTCGCGAGTTGCGCAGACAGCCGCAAGGTTAAATCAACGGGGCGTTGCTTAAGACCTCGAGTATAGCCATGCATCACATCACGCGTGTGTTGCCAACGCAGATAATCTGCCTTGACGTCCGCATCATTACTAATCAATTCGATTGCTTCGGTCAACGCATCGCCAGATAGTTGACCATCCATTAATGCAGAGAGCATCTCACGATGATTCACTGTCATAATTTAATCCTCTTCACCCATTACTGCTTTAACTTGTTTATCAATTGCTTCACGCGCCCGGAATATCCTTGACCTGACGGTACCGATTGGACAATCCATTGCCTGTGCGATTTCTTCGTAACTCATTCCCTCAAATTCACGTAACTTGATGGCCGTTGCGGTATCTTCGGGCAGATCTTCAATAACTTGTTGTATTGCCTGTTCCAACTCAATACTCATGAGACTGTTTTCCGGGGTCTCAAATTCCTTCAACTCCGGTGCATCGTAATAAATTGTTGCATCCATAGCGTCCACATCACTGACCGGTGGTCTTCTGGCACTAGCGGTAAGATGATTTTTGGACGTGTTAATGGCGATGCGATACAGCCAAGTATAAAACGCACTATCCCCGCGAAAACCGGGCAAAGCACGGTAAGCTTTGATAAAGGCTTCTTGAGCAACATCCATAGCTTCCACCGGATCATGGACAAATCCGGTGATGACATGAATGATGCGTTGCTGATACTTCATGATCAGCAGGTCGAACGCTTTTTTATCACCAGCCTGCACCCGTTCAACTAATTCTTGATCGACACTCATTCTGTGATCCGGTCTGCTCCGAAACACCGGAGGTCTGTTATTTTCATTGCTTGATTGACCAAACTCATTTTTATTTGTTCCACAATCCGTGCAAAATACTTGCAGGCATTCTACCTGTTTCCATGAACATGGCTACTACACATCAATTTGATCTGCTTATTATTGGCAGCGGTACCGCTGGTCTGACACTTGCCCTGCACATGGCAGACACGGCAAACGTGGCGGTAATATCCAAGAGCCAGCTTGAAGAAGGCGCCTCCCTGTATGCGCAAGGGGGTATTTCTGTCGTGCTTGATAAAACTGATTCGTTGCAATCCCACATTGATGACACCATAACGGCTGGCGATGGATTATGCGACCCCGAGGTGGTGAAATATACCGTTGAACACGCCCGCGAAGCAGTTGAGTGGTTGATTGAGCAAGGCGTGTCGTTCACACGAGACGAAGATAAACACAGCCATTTCCACTTAACTCGTGAAGGCGGTCATAGCCACCGTCGTATCATTCACTCTGCAGATGCAACGGGACGGGCGGTAGAAACAACCCTGCTCGACAAAGCCAAAGCACACCCGAATATTCATTTATTTCCGTATCATATTGGCATTGACCTTATCACCAGTCGCAAGCAACTTGGCGCACAAGAAAATACCTGTCTTGGCTGTTATGCGTTGGATATCAAAGCCGATAAACCCATCACTTTTCTGGCGCCGGTAACCGTGCTGGCAACTGGTGGCGCGGGCAAGGTTTATCTTTACACCAGTAACCCGGATGTTTCTACAGGGGATGGTATCGCCATGGGCTGGCGAGCGGGTTGCCGTATCGCCAACATGGAATTTATACAATTCCATCCGACCTGTTTATATCACCCCAAAGCCAAATCCTTTCTTATCAGCGAATCCCTGCGCGGTGAAGGGGCTTTGCTGAAACTAGCCGATGGCACCCGGTTTATGCCCGCATTTCATGAACTTGCTGAACTGGCACCAAGGGATATCGTCGCTAGGGCAATTGATCATGAAATGAAACGATTAGGTCATGACTGCGTTTATCTTGATATTAGCCATCAGCCTGCCGGATTCATTCAAAGCCATTTCCCCACAATTTATCAACGCTGTCTCTCGTTTGGCATAGATATCAGTCAATCGCCAATCCCCGTTGTGCCAGCCGCCCATTACACGTGTGGTGGCATTGTCACCGATGTGCATGGCAGAACTGATATTCCAGGCCTTTACGCCATCGGTGAAACGGCACACACCGGTTTGCATGGTGCCAACCGCATGGCCAGTAACTCTTTGTTAGAGTGTCTGGTTTTTGCACGTGCAGCCGCCAAAGACATCCAACAGTCTCAGATTACCCGGCCAATTTCGGCGATACCAGAATGGGATGATAGTCGCGTATTTCCCGCCAAGGAAGCGGTCGCAATTAGTCATAACTGGGACGAACTTCGCCGCTTTATGTGGGACTATGTTGGCATCGTTCGCAGTAATGAACGACTCCACAAAGCCCGGCAGCGGTTATCTTTGTTGAAACAGGAAATTGATGAGTTTTACAGTCGCCATCACATCAGCAATGATCTTCTGGAATTGCGTAATCTGGCTGATGTTGCCGAGTTGATTATCCGGTCTGCACAAACTCGTCATGAAAGCCGGGGGCTGCATTTTAACCTCGACTACCCAACACTCAATCCGCATCAACCACCAGAAAACACGCTTATTGCGGGCCAACAGGCTGACTGAGTCGAATGCGCAGCTGTCGCCCATGTTCAGCCGAAATACTGTCGCAAAATAATACCAGACTGCGCTTACCTTTTTGTTGAGTATGGTAGTGAATGATGATCAAAGGCAGACTAACAAAACATTGCTTTATGGTAATCAGGCAAGCATGACCTTGCTCATCCGTCAATTGCCAACCGGTGGCGTCATCAACAATCAAAAACTGACGCAGACTCGCCTGACGTCGCTTGAAAAAGTAAACATAATGCCATGCCACAAATATTATTATGGCCAGTTTCATCCCAACCGACAGGGTAGCAATCAGAATGGCGATGATGGCCAACAGGTGCAAAACTATTGCTAGCCAAACCGCGATTCGTGACGGCACAATCGTGACCTCTAGTCGTGGCGCATTCATAAATTTGGGTTCCACATAGTCTGTCGTTACAATAAGTGTCTGTCCTATTAGCGGAAATCGCAATGTCTGATGAGCTAACAAGCATCCTTGAACAACAAACAGCCTGCTTACCTCAACCGAGCCTGAACCAAGCTGGGTTTTGTTTTTTATCTGACTGGCGGTACCTGATTGTTGAGGGTGAGGACGCTGCCTCTTTTTTACAAAACCTGCTAACGAATGACGTCAATCAGTGTCAGCCCGGCCAAGCACAATTAACCGGATTTTGTCAGGCTAAAGGTCGGTTATTGGGTATTTTCTGGTTGATTCGAAATCCGGATAACTTCTTTTTAGTTTTATCAGCAGACCAGCAGGATTTTATTCGTCAGCGGCTTGATATGTTTCGACTGCGTAGCAAAATCACCATTCAGAATGGTGGCCAACCGGTCATTGGTTTTTTGGATCAAACCACCCCGCTACCTGACACGGCCCAGATCCAAAATAACCTGGCGATTGCCGTCATGGATACCGATATCCTGGCCAAGCTTATCGAAGAAACCACGCTGATACCGCGCGCCCAAGCAGACTGGCAAACACGACTTGTTAAAGCTGGCTTGCCGCAAATTTATGCTATCACTAGAGAGAAATTTACGGCTCAACAGGTCAATCTTGACACTGCCGGGGGCGTCAGCTTTCGAAAAGGCTGCTATCCAGGTCAAGAGGTTGTCGCCCGGCTACACTATCTGGGTGAAGCTAAACGGCGATTATTTACCGGGTTCGTCCAAACTGAATATGACTTTTCCGTCGGTGAAGATATTTTAACCGAAGACGGTTCAATTGCCGGGCAACTGGTGCAGTATGGTGTTGCCGAAAATAATACCTGGATACTTCAAATGACACTCAAACTATCCATGGCTGAACACACTTTGAAACTTGCCGATGGAACACCGATTAAGCAGGTCTCTCCTCTGCCGCGAGACTAGTCAATATCCAGCTTTTTGAGTTTGTAGCGCAAGGCACGAAAACTGATTCCCAGTTTTTTTGCCGCTGCCGTTCGGTTCCAGCGTGTTTCTGACAATGCCTGCTCAATCAAAACGCGCTCTTGAGAAGCCATTTGTGCAGATAAATCTTCTGCAAGCGCTGTTTCTTCATTGTTTTGATCATTGTTGAACTCAGGCGAATCCTCAGCTGACAATCGCTGCGGCCGCTTGGGCAACATTAGGTCTTGCGGTTTAATTTCTTCACCTTCCGACCACGTTAAAGCCCTTTCCAGTGTATTTTCCAATTCACGCACATTACCCGGAAAAGCATAATTCTGAAGTGCGGCCATGGCAGCTTCACTCAAACTGGGATTGCGCTGTTGGTTTTTGTCGGCCAACCGCTGCAAAATAGCTTCGGCAAGCAGCGGAATATCAGAAGCACGATCCCGCAGTGCCGGGACATTGAGCTCGATGACATTTAAGCGATAGAACAAATCCTCGCGAAAGCTGCCGTTTTTAACACACTGCACCAAATCTTTGTGCGTCGCCGATAATACGCGTACATCAACAGTAATTTCCTCATGACTACCAACCGGCCGAATGCTTTTTTCCTGAATTGCCCGTAGTAGCTTAACCTGCATCATCAAGGGCAAATCCGCAACTTCATCTAAAAATAATGTCCCGCCATCGGCTGCTTGAAATAGCCCCTGTTTATCGGCTATTGCGCCGGTAAAAGCGCCTTTTTTATGACCGAAAAATTCACTCTCCACTAGCTCCGAAGGGATTGCGCCACAATTCACCGGGACAAAAGCCTGATCGCGGCGAGCACCCAAATCATGGATCAAACGCGCAACTAACTCCTTGCCGGTACCGGATTCACCGCTAATATATACCGGTGCCTGACTACGAGATAATTTGGTCACTTTGCTGCGAAGGTCTCGCATTACCGTCGTGTCGCCTAATAGTCGATGTCTGGAACGTCGTTCCTGTTGTCGTGGTCGCACAGGGGAAAGTTTCATTGCGGCATTAACCAAATCGCGCAGCGCTCTTAATTTCAACGGTTTGGCAACAAAATCAAAAGCACCGGATTTGAGCGCTTGCACCGCCAAATCCACATTGCCGTGCGCCGTAATCACAGCAACCGGTAACTCTGGACGCACGCCTTGTAACCATTTGACAAACTCAAGGCCATCGCCATCCGGCAGACGCATATCGGTAAAACATAAATCAAATGCTTGTTGTTGTATTGCCTGCTTGGCCTGAGCCAGATTTTCTGCGGTAACACAATCAATCTGCATTCCAGACAATGTCATGCAGATTAATTCCAGAATATCCGCTTCATCATCAATAATCAGTGCTTGGGCGTAATGGGTTGCATGACTCATTTTTGTACCGGAAATGTAATTCGAAAACAGCTGCCAGCGTCAGCCAGATAATGAAGGCGGGCACCATTAGCTTGACATAATTCACGTGCGAGATATAAACCCAGCCCTGTGCCGCCCTGACGAGCAGAATAAAACGGCTCAAACAAATGTTTCAAGGCCTTTTCACTAACGCCTTGACCATTATCAAGCACATCTATCCAAACCTGGTCTGCATGTTCCTCAACAACTATAGCCAGCGGGGTATCTGCTGATAAGTCAGCATGGTGCAAACCGTTATCAAGTAAATTCCACAGAATTTGATGCAATTGCTGAGGGTCGGTTCGGACTCGGGTCAATGGCTGCTTTACAGTTAATTGTAACTTGCTGGCAGGCAATGCTTTGGTTTCGCTAAATTCTTCAATCAGTTTTTCCAGCCATGTTGCCAGCAATACCGAACCGGGTTGCGTAGATTTACGTCGGCTCATTTGTAGAATGGTTTCTATGATCAGATTCATGCGCGAGCTATGGCGTTGAATAATTGCCGTTAACTTGTTGATGGAGGCATCACCAGAGCGTTGTTCTGCTAACAACTCACCAGCATGACTTATCGCACTGAGTGGGTTACGAATCTCATGCGCAATACTGGCGGTCAGCCTACCTAAGGAAGCCAACTTGAGTTGTTGCGCCTGTTGAGCAAGCTCCGTTATGTTTTCAACAAAAATCAGGGTTTCACCGGTTTCAACGCGCGTCGCTCTTGCCTGTAACTCGGGCAAATCATGGCGAGGTTGAAAGGGCTGGAAGGCTTCCGGATCACGCAAATGCCAGCGTTGCAACTGACTTGCCAGTTCTGGCACCGCTTCTTTCAACAAAAAACCGGGTTGCTGCTCTGCAATCGCTAAGAGTTTTCTGGCTGATTCGTTGAATAAGCTCACCCGTCCCTGCATATCAATTGCCAACACGGCATCCTGCATCCGTTGAATAATATGCTGATTAAGATTTGCCAGTTTGTTAAGTTCTGATGCACGCTGTTCTGCTAAGCTTTGCGAGCGTTGCATTGTTTGCGAGACAATTTGTGCCAACAATGCAGTCACAAAAAAAATGGCGCCTAATATCCCTGCCTGACTGAAGTGTCCCGTATTTTGCCCGGCTACTTCACCATATGTTGCCTCTATCAAGACAGCCAGCGTTGCGACTGCCGCAATAAACGCCGCCATTCGTCCTGGTATCATGGCACCACCAGCGACCACAATCACAATCAGCAACGCCCCTAAACCGGTCTGTAATCCGCCACTGGTATGAATGATCAATGACAGCATCAGAATATCCAACAGCAATTGCCAACGGCACTGAGAGACAAACTCGCCACCATCACGCAAACACAGCCACAGCAGACCAACGGCTAACAGCAGGTAACCAGCGGCAATCAGTTGAAATAAATCGGGTAGTTTTTGTCCCAGATAGTCCGGCGGCAATTGCCAGAATGAAACCGCAAACAGGACCGTAGCAAGAAATAACCGATAACCCGAAAACAGACGTAAAGCACGCCAGGGATTATCAACAATGACTGGGTCACTCACAATGTCGGGATCAGCCATCAGCCTTATTGTGAAAAGCGGTCAGATGCTCCTCGGAACAAAAATAATGGCCATCCTTTTGTCTGGCTTCTTGCGGCAGCAGATGCAGTCCACAAAAGTCGCAACGCACCATTTGCTGTTCATTAACCCGTTTATTGGCGCGTCGTTCTGCCTGAGCCCGTCGCCATAGATGACGAAAGCTCAGATACAGTAACAGTCCAATTGCCAGCAAAACCAAAATTCGCATAACCGACCTCAAAAAAAAGGGTATGCAATAGCATACCCCTTTCTGTCATTTTAACTCTAATTTTAGCCTCGAGATGCCCGCTTTCTCTCGTGTTCAAGTAACAGTTTTTTTCGCAACCGCAATGATTTTGGCGTCACTTCCAGCAACTCATCATCGCCGATAAATTCCAATGCCTGCTCAAGGCTCATTCGAATAGGTGGTACCAGCGTGACGGCATCATCTGAACCAGAGGCTCGAACATTGGTTAACTGTTTGCCTTTTAACGGATTCACCACCAGATCGTTATCGCGCGAATGAATACCGATGATCATGCCTTCGTATACTTCGTCACCGTGACCAATAAACATCCGGCCGCGTTCTTGAAGATTAAATATGGCAAATGCGACGGCTTTACCGACACCGTTGGCAATCAATACGCCATTGATTCGTTTACCAAAAGTACCCGGTTTTACAGGCGCATAATGATCAAACACACTGTAAATCAAACCGGTTCCCTGCGTTGCAGTCAGAAATTCTGTCCGAAAACCAATCAAACCGCGCGAAGGAATCATGAAGTCAAGACGAATTCGTCCTTTACCATCTGGTGACATATCTTTTAACTCACCACCACGGGTACCCATTTTTTCCATCACCGTGCCTTGATGGGTATCTTCCACGTCAATGGTGACCGCTT
The genomic region above belongs to Methylophaga frappieri and contains:
- a CDS encoding PP0621 family protein — translated: MRILVLLAIGLLLYLSFRHLWRRAQAERRANKRVNEQQMVRCDFCGLHLLPQEARQKDGHYFCSEEHLTAFHNKADG